The window ATCACGCTGACCACGACGTAGGTGTCGAGCGCGCCGAGCAGCACCGCGAGCCCGCCCGCGCCGATCGCGATGGACCGGCCGCGCCCGGTGGTTCCCGTCATCGACAGGGGCCTAGGCCGGCGCGGTGATGGTGACCGGCTTGCCCACATCGGACAGCGTCAAGTCGACCGTGGCCTCGCCGCCGTCGGCCGTCGGCAGCTTCACCTGGGCCTTGACCGGCAGCTTGGTGTCCTCGCGCAGCCAGAAGGTGACGTCCACATCGGAGGTCACCCCGGGCACGATCGCCGAGACCACGTCCTGGGCGCCGCGTCCCTTGACCCGGTAGGTCGACACACCGTCGACGTCTTCCTTGGCCTCGGTCTTCGGGTCCTTGACCTGCGCCAGCACGTTCGCGATCCCCTTGTCGGGGTTCAGGATCGCCGACGGGTCGTACAGGTTCGACGTCAGCGCCGCCGGGTACTTCTGGAAGCCGCCGGTGGGGCCCTTGATGTAGAGGGAGTCGTCGACGAGGACGAACTCGCCCTCGATGAGCTGGCCCATCAGGGTCAGCTTGACCGTGCCCTTCGCCGCGCCCGACGGTCCGCCTTCGCGGGTCAGGTCGCCCTCGGCGTTCTGCACGGGAATGGCCGCGACCGTCCCGTTGACCTTCAGGCTGAAGTGGGCGCTGCGGACGTCGCGCGTCGCCGCGGCCGCGTCCTTCATCAGCGCCGCCCCGTCCGGCAGGCTCGCGCCGCCCGGTGCGTCAGTGTCCGATGTGCACCCAGCGGCGAGGGCCGCGGTGAGCGCGAGGGCCCCAAGGAAGATCCGGCGCGTGACCATGGTGGGCATCGTAGGGCCCGGTGGCTGAGACCGTGTCTCAGCCGGTCCGGAACGTCTTTCGGTACGCGAGTGGTGACACACCGACGGCGGTCCGCATGTGCTGGCGCAACGATGTCGCGCTGCGCAGGCCCGACCGTTCGGCCACTTGGTCTATGGGCAGGTCGGTGGTCTCCAGGAGATGGAGCGCGTGCCGGACGCGCTGCTGGATCAGCCAGGTCCCGGGCGACTCACCGGTCTCCGCGCGGAAGTGCCGGGAGAAGGTCCGCACGCTCATCTTCGCGTGGGCGGCGAGCGCGCTCAGCTCCAGCGGTTCGTGCAGCCGGTCGAGCGCCCACGCCCGGGTCGCCGAGACGCCGCCCGCGCCGACCGGCAGCGGGCGGTCGATGAACTGCGACTGCCCGCCCTCGCGCCACGGCGGCACCACGCAGTACCGCGCCGCCCGGTTCGCCACCTCGCTGCCGTGGTCGGACCGCACGACGTGCAGACACAGATCGATGCCCGCGCTCAGTCCCGCGGAGGTCAGCACGTCGCCGTCGTCGACGAAGAGCACATCCGGGTCAAGGTGGACCG is drawn from Actinokineospora alba and contains these coding sequences:
- a CDS encoding GlxA family transcriptional regulator encodes the protein MTHRVAVLAVEEAVGYDLCIPPQIFNASVDAAGSPLYEVVVCGVDAKPVSVTAGFTAVLDHGPEALAWADTVIVPGTRSPGPRHDGTLSGPLADALALIRPGTRVMSICTGAFVLGAAGILDGRPATTHWRFVDQFRALYPAVHLDPDVLFVDDGDVLTSAGLSAGIDLCLHVVRSDHGSEVANRAARYCVVPPWREGGQSQFIDRPLPVGAGGVSATRAWALDRLHEPLELSALAAHAKMSVRTFSRHFRAETGESPGTWLIQQRVRHALHLLETTDLPIDQVAERSGLRSATSLRQHMRTAVGVSPLAYRKTFRTG
- a CDS encoding LppX_LprAFG lipoprotein, which gives rise to MVTRRIFLGALALTAALAAGCTSDTDAPGGASLPDGAALMKDAAAATRDVRSAHFSLKVNGTVAAIPVQNAEGDLTREGGPSGAAKGTVKLTLMGQLIEGEFVLVDDSLYIKGPTGGFQKYPAALTSNLYDPSAILNPDKGIANVLAQVKDPKTEAKEDVDGVSTYRVKGRGAQDVVSAIVPGVTSDVDVTFWLREDTKLPVKAQVKLPTADGGEATVDLTLSDVGKPVTITAPA